The Pseudomonas triclosanedens genome has a window encoding:
- a CDS encoding alpha/beta fold hydrolase: MTKNLDTSRRNLMRMAAVTLAVTQLPGVTYAANEPAKAAPKAGGHTQFQALKQIDAGALSVGYAEDGPADGPVVILLHGWPYDIYSFVDVAPALAAQGFRVIVPWLRGYGATRFLADTTRRNGQPAAVASDIIALMDALKIDQAVLAGFDWGARTADIIAALWPERCKALVAVSGYLIGNQQAGKQPLPPEAEHLWWYQFYFATERGEAGYAKNTRDFARLIWKQASPKWDFDEATFERSAKAFDNPDHVAITIHNYRWRQALAEGEPQYDELEQKLAKAPSIGVPTITLEGDANGAFHPPPKAYAAKFTGKYEHRTLTGGIGHNLPQEAPGEFARAVVDASRL; the protein is encoded by the coding sequence ATGACGAAGAATCTGGACACCAGTCGCCGGAACCTGATGCGCATGGCCGCCGTGACACTGGCCGTCACGCAACTGCCCGGTGTCACGTACGCCGCGAACGAACCGGCCAAGGCTGCGCCCAAGGCCGGCGGGCATACGCAATTCCAGGCGCTCAAGCAGATCGATGCCGGCGCACTCAGCGTCGGCTACGCCGAGGATGGCCCGGCGGATGGGCCGGTAGTGATCCTGCTGCACGGCTGGCCCTACGACATCTACAGCTTCGTCGATGTAGCGCCGGCGCTCGCTGCGCAGGGCTTCCGGGTGATCGTGCCGTGGCTGCGCGGCTACGGTGCTACGCGCTTCCTTGCCGACACGACCCGGCGCAACGGCCAGCCCGCCGCCGTGGCAAGCGACATCATCGCGCTGATGGACGCGCTGAAGATCGACCAGGCCGTACTCGCGGGCTTCGATTGGGGCGCACGCACCGCCGACATCATCGCCGCCCTGTGGCCGGAGCGCTGCAAGGCGCTGGTGGCGGTCAGCGGCTACCTGATCGGCAACCAGCAGGCCGGCAAGCAGCCGCTGCCGCCGGAAGCCGAACACCTCTGGTGGTACCAGTTCTACTTCGCCACCGAGCGCGGCGAAGCCGGCTATGCGAAGAACACCCGCGACTTCGCCAGGCTCATCTGGAAACAGGCGTCACCGAAGTGGGACTTCGACGAAGCCACCTTCGAACGCAGCGCCAAGGCGTTCGATAACCCCGATCACGTCGCCATCACCATTCACAACTACCGATGGCGCCAGGCCCTGGCTGAAGGCGAGCCGCAGTACGACGAACTGGAACAGAAACTGGCCAAGGCACCGAGCATCGGCGTACCCACCATCACCCTGGAAGGTGACGCCAACGGCGCCTTCCATCCTCCACCCAAGGCATACGCCGCGAAGTTCACAGGAAAGTACGAGCATCGGACGCTGACCGGCGGGATCGGCCACAACCTGCCGCAGGAAGCGCCCGGCGAGTTCGCGCGGGCAGTGGTGGATGCGAGCAGGCTGTAG
- a CDS encoding cold-shock protein has product MSERQNGTVKWFNSEKGFGFITPESGPDVFVHFRQIEGNGYKSLDEGQKVTFIVTAGQKGPQAEQVRAV; this is encoded by the coding sequence ATGTCCGAACGTCAAAATGGCACCGTCAAGTGGTTCAACTCCGAGAAGGGCTTCGGCTTCATCACCCCGGAGAGCGGCCCGGACGTATTCGTTCACTTCCGTCAGATCGAAGGTAACGGCTACAAGTCCCTGGACGAAGGCCAGAAAGTCACCTTCATCGTGACCGCTGGCCAGAAAGGCCCGCAGGCTGAGCAAGTTCGCGCCGTCTGA
- the otsA gene encoding alpha,alpha-trehalose-phosphate synthase (UDP-forming): protein MPRLVVISNRVVVPDDTHPAAPGGLAVAVEAAMRQRDGIWFGWSGEKAEEPGPLTIAQRGNLTYILTDLHPQDFDEYYNGFANRVLWPILHYRVDLAEFSEADFDGYRRVNEFFAERLSPLLEPDDVLWVHDYHLIPLALALRARGHANRIGFFLHIPMPPADLLTAMPHHAELIRALTEYNLIGFQTENDASNFSRYLTRVVGAATPDGRRYHLEGQHFRVGVFPVGVDAEGFRQLAERAERSQAAEDLRESLGGRALMVGVDRLDYSKGIVNRLDGYERFLERFPEWHNRVTCLQISPGSRQDIPEYADIEAAVSARVGHINGRFGAVSWVPLRYVGRNHSREDIAMVMRQARIGLVTPLRDGMNLVAKEFVAAQDLDDPGVLILSQFAGAAAELDGALIINPHDRDALASAIDTALRMPLGERKARHRDMFAVLQANDIRFWGPSFIEALTRPGRTLNWLSSHALSH, encoded by the coding sequence ATGCCGCGCCTCGTGGTGATCTCCAACCGGGTCGTGGTGCCGGACGATACCCACCCGGCGGCGCCTGGCGGACTTGCCGTGGCGGTGGAGGCCGCGATGCGCCAGCGCGATGGCATCTGGTTCGGCTGGAGCGGCGAGAAGGCCGAGGAGCCGGGGCCGCTGACCATCGCCCAGCGCGGTAATCTCACCTACATCCTCACCGACCTGCACCCGCAGGACTTCGACGAGTACTACAACGGCTTCGCCAACCGCGTGCTCTGGCCGATCCTGCACTACCGGGTCGACCTCGCCGAGTTCAGCGAGGCCGATTTCGACGGCTATCGGCGCGTCAACGAATTCTTCGCCGAGCGCCTCAGCCCGTTGCTGGAGCCTGACGACGTGCTCTGGGTGCACGACTACCATCTGATCCCGCTCGCCCTCGCGTTGCGCGCCCGCGGGCACGCCAACCGCATCGGCTTCTTCCTCCACATTCCCATGCCGCCGGCGGACCTGCTGACCGCGATGCCGCACCACGCCGAGCTGATCCGCGCGCTCACCGAATACAATCTGATCGGCTTCCAGACCGAGAACGACGCCAGCAACTTCTCCCGCTACCTGACCCGCGTGGTCGGCGCCGCCACGCCCGATGGTCGACGCTATCACCTGGAGGGCCAGCACTTTCGCGTCGGGGTTTTCCCCGTGGGAGTGGATGCAGAGGGCTTTCGCCAACTGGCCGAGCGCGCCGAACGCAGCCAGGCCGCCGAAGACCTGCGCGAGAGCCTTGGCGGCCGCGCGCTGATGGTCGGGGTTGACCGCCTCGATTATTCCAAGGGAATCGTCAATCGGCTGGATGGCTACGAGCGCTTCCTGGAGCGCTTCCCCGAGTGGCACAACCGCGTGACCTGCCTGCAGATATCTCCGGGCAGCCGTCAGGATATTCCCGAGTACGCCGACATCGAGGCCGCCGTCAGCGCCAGGGTAGGGCATATCAATGGCCGCTTCGGCGCGGTGTCGTGGGTGCCGCTGCGTTATGTGGGGCGCAATCACAGCCGGGAGGACATCGCGATGGTCATGCGCCAGGCGCGCATCGGCCTGGTGACGCCGCTACGCGACGGCATGAACCTGGTCGCCAAGGAGTTCGTGGCGGCGCAGGATCTGGACGATCCCGGCGTGCTGATCCTTTCCCAGTTCGCTGGCGCCGCTGCCGAACTGGACGGCGCGCTGATCATCAACCCCCACGACCGCGACGCACTGGCCAGCGCCATCGACACCGCCCTGCGCATGCCTCTGGGTGAGCGCAAGGCGCGCCATCGCGACATGTTCGCGGTGCTGCAGGCCAACGACATCCGCTTCTGGGGGCCGAGTTTCATCGAGGCACTGACACGGCCGGGAAGAACCCTGAATTGGCTGTCCAGCCATGCTCTGAGCCACTGA
- a CDS encoding glycoside hydrolase family 15 protein, whose protein sequence is MTELHDGALELGLIGNCRVAALVNPLGRLVWWCYPNFDGDPAFSRLLAGDEEKGFADVLLDGLASHTSEYQRNTAIITTILRNGDGAAVRITDFAPRFLQYGRMFRPAQLCRLIEPLEGLPKVTLRVRPTHGYGKPRRAVAGSSHIRYLDGDEPIRLTTDAPLSYVLNETRFALRHPVSMMIGMDEPLDNAPGEVVREFLKRTQGHWHDWVRGLAISFEWQQVVIRSAITLKLCNFEETGAIIAAATTSIPEAPGSQRNWDYRYCWLRDAYFVILALNRLGATRTMEGYIDFITTVASGDAALKPLYGIIPDIDLGERVEPDLAGFLHHAPVRVGNQAVEQNQHDVFGSVVLAVLQSFVDDRLPTPSSDGMLQLLESLAAKAAHAAFEPDAGIWEYRGRQRIHTHSALLCWVACDRVGRLCGRLGRTSAARDWMTRAAGLRERILREAWSERKQCFTGSFGIDDLDASVLLMNELGIIDADDPRFIATVECIGRELNVNGHLLRYAAPDDFGVPETAFLVVKFWYLDALAAIGRRDEARTLFEDLIAARNRYGLLSEDLHPHTGELWGNIPQTYSMAGLINSAMRLSIGWEEGLCRASW, encoded by the coding sequence ATGACTGAACTGCACGATGGTGCGCTGGAACTGGGCCTGATCGGCAACTGCCGGGTGGCCGCGCTGGTCAATCCGCTGGGACGGCTGGTGTGGTGGTGCTATCCGAACTTCGATGGCGATCCCGCGTTCTCCCGGCTGCTGGCCGGCGACGAGGAGAAGGGTTTTGCCGACGTGCTGCTTGACGGCCTGGCCAGCCATACCTCCGAGTACCAGCGCAACACCGCGATCATCACCACCATCCTGCGCAACGGCGACGGTGCCGCCGTGCGCATCACCGACTTCGCGCCGCGTTTCCTGCAATACGGCCGGATGTTTCGTCCGGCGCAGCTCTGCCGGCTGATCGAGCCGCTGGAAGGGCTGCCGAAGGTCACCCTGCGCGTACGCCCGACCCACGGTTACGGCAAGCCGCGCCGCGCGGTGGCCGGCTCCAGCCACATCCGCTACCTGGACGGCGACGAGCCGATCCGCCTGACCACCGACGCGCCGTTGTCCTATGTGCTCAACGAGACCCGCTTCGCCCTGCGCCACCCGGTGAGCATGATGATCGGCATGGACGAGCCGCTGGATAATGCGCCGGGCGAAGTCGTGCGCGAGTTTCTGAAGCGCACCCAGGGGCACTGGCACGACTGGGTGCGAGGGTTGGCGATCTCCTTCGAGTGGCAGCAGGTGGTGATTCGCTCTGCGATCACCCTCAAGCTGTGCAATTTCGAGGAAACCGGCGCGATCATCGCCGCTGCCACCACCTCCATTCCCGAGGCGCCGGGTTCCCAGCGCAACTGGGACTACCGCTACTGCTGGCTGCGCGACGCCTATTTCGTCATCCTCGCGCTCAACCGGCTGGGCGCCACCCGCACGATGGAGGGCTACATCGACTTCATCACCACCGTCGCCAGCGGTGACGCCGCACTCAAGCCGTTGTACGGCATCATTCCCGACATCGATCTTGGCGAGCGCGTCGAGCCTGACCTGGCTGGTTTCCTCCATCACGCTCCGGTGCGTGTCGGCAACCAGGCGGTGGAGCAGAATCAGCACGATGTGTTTGGCTCCGTGGTGCTCGCGGTGCTGCAGAGCTTCGTGGATGACCGCCTGCCCACCCCAAGCAGCGACGGCATGCTGCAACTGCTCGAATCGCTGGCCGCCAAGGCCGCGCACGCCGCCTTCGAGCCGGATGCCGGTATCTGGGAATACCGTGGCCGGCAACGCATCCACACCCATTCCGCGCTGCTCTGCTGGGTCGCCTGCGACCGCGTCGGGAGGCTTTGCGGCAGGCTCGGCCGCACGAGCGCTGCGCGCGACTGGATGACCCGGGCTGCCGGCTTGCGCGAGCGCATCCTGCGCGAGGCCTGGAGTGAGCGCAAACAATGCTTCACCGGCAGCTTCGGCATCGACGATCTCGACGCCAGCGTGCTGCTGATGAACGAGCTGGGGATCATCGACGCCGACGACCCGCGTTTCATCGCCACCGTCGAGTGCATCGGCCGTGAGTTGAACGTCAACGGCCACCTGTTGCGCTACGCCGCGCCGGACGATTTCGGCGTGCCGGAGACGGCCTTCCTGGTGGTCAAGTTCTGGTACCTCGATGCACTTGCTGCCATCGGCCGCCGCGACGAGGCCCGTACGCTGTTCGAGGACCTGATCGCCGCGCGCAACCGCTACGGGCTGCTTTCCGAGGACCTGCATCCGCACACGGGCGAGCTGTGGGGCAATATCCCGCAGACCTATTCGATGGCCGGGCTGATCAACTCCGCCATGCGCCTGTCCATCGGCTGGGAGGAAGGTCTATGCCGCGCCTCGTGGTGA
- the otsB gene encoding trehalose-phosphatase translates to MRPPQSEVSATALLQLWLGQHRQTAVFLDVDGTLLDIAETPGAVHVPPGLVDALAQLHRRLDGALALISGRPVEELDRLFHPLRLPASGAHGAYWRETGDSPLRRTGKDLPACVRVRLNALACANPGVLAEDKGSSFALHYRAVPERAPLLREALLALLDAPEGAGLRLLGGKRVYEIVVDGVDKAVAVRRLMATAAFAGRCPLFIGDDLTDHPALVLMSGLQGLGLSVGRTLPGASAVFADAAAVRTALITAAGGNHR, encoded by the coding sequence ATGAGGCCCCCGCAAAGCGAGGTCTCAGCCACTGCGTTGCTGCAACTCTGGCTTGGCCAGCACCGGCAGACAGCAGTGTTCCTGGATGTCGACGGAACCCTCCTGGACATCGCCGAGACTCCTGGCGCGGTGCACGTCCCGCCCGGACTGGTCGATGCGCTCGCGCAGTTGCATCGGCGTCTCGACGGTGCCCTGGCCCTGATCAGCGGTCGCCCGGTCGAAGAGCTGGACCGGCTGTTCCATCCCTTGCGCCTGCCTGCCAGCGGCGCCCACGGTGCCTACTGGCGCGAAACCGGCGACAGCCCGCTGCGCCGCACCGGCAAGGATCTGCCCGCTTGCGTGCGGGTGCGCCTCAACGCATTGGCCTGCGCCAACCCTGGCGTGCTGGCCGAAGACAAGGGCAGCAGCTTCGCTCTGCATTACCGCGCCGTGCCCGAGCGCGCGCCGCTGCTGCGCGAGGCCTTGCTGGCGCTGCTCGATGCACCGGAAGGCGCCGGCCTGCGCCTGCTTGGCGGCAAGCGGGTTTACGAAATCGTCGTCGACGGCGTGGACAAGGCCGTCGCCGTGCGGCGCCTGATGGCCACCGCGGCCTTCGCCGGGCGCTGCCCGCTGTTCATCGGCGACGACCTGACCGATCACCCCGCCCTGGTCCTGATGTCCGGCCTGCAAGGGCTGGGTCTCTCAGTCGGGCGCACGTTGCCGGGGGCGAGTGCGGTCTTTGCCGACGCCGCGGCGGTCCGCACTGCATTGATAACGGCGGCAGGAGGAAACCACCGATGA
- a CDS encoding amino acid permease, producing the protein MKHLAHVEGGAGDGKVGLFGLTSLIVGSAIGSGIFALPATLTGGAGALGILCGWAIVAFGMLSLVSVYRNLTLRQPNIDDGIYGWSKAGFGHIAGFIGAYGHGAGDAIGNASYLVVIFSALGAFGVFSYFGDGTTWPAIFAASALLWIVNALVLRGVKTSTTMNNIATVAKVVPIVLFLGLAIYHFDSRVFMTDFRGQAHGTSIFEQSKTVLLAAMWTLIGLESGTIYATRARNLSDVAKASTLGAIIVSLLLVGTSVLALGILPAAQITQLHQPSMAGLMAAMVGPWGGTLINICLIVSVVGALIAWVALSAEEVMLSGRGKSATQWLGRLNANGAPRNAMWLTTGIAQAMMLVAGFSHAGYLALLSFSTSLALIPYLLSSMYSFKCACTGRGYEAGKAHGRYWEMALSAFAVCFVLFMLYGAGLKYVLLAAVVWAVGLPLFILGKREQRARLSMVEWIVCLAVILMALAGLLGLWSGHLVL; encoded by the coding sequence ATGAAACATCTCGCACACGTGGAGGGCGGTGCAGGCGACGGCAAAGTCGGCCTGTTCGGCCTCACCTCACTCATCGTAGGCAGCGCCATCGGCTCGGGTATCTTCGCACTGCCAGCCACGCTAACGGGTGGAGCCGGCGCTCTCGGCATTCTCTGCGGCTGGGCCATCGTGGCCTTCGGGATGCTGTCGCTGGTCTCGGTCTACCGCAACCTCACGTTGCGCCAGCCGAACATCGATGACGGCATCTACGGCTGGTCCAAGGCGGGCTTCGGGCATATCGCCGGTTTCATCGGTGCCTACGGCCACGGCGCCGGCGACGCCATCGGCAACGCCTCCTACCTGGTGGTGATCTTCAGCGCGCTGGGTGCCTTTGGCGTGTTCTCCTACTTCGGCGACGGCACCACCTGGCCGGCGATCTTCGCCGCCTCTGCGCTGCTGTGGATCGTCAATGCGCTGGTCCTGCGCGGGGTGAAAACCAGTACCACGATGAACAACATCGCCACCGTCGCCAAGGTGGTGCCGATCGTGCTGTTCCTGGGCCTGGCGATCTATCATTTCGACAGCAGGGTGTTCATGACTGACTTCCGCGGGCAAGCCCACGGCACCTCGATCTTCGAGCAGAGCAAGACTGTCCTGCTGGCCGCCATGTGGACGCTGATCGGGCTGGAGTCGGGGACCATCTACGCTACCCGGGCGCGTAATCTTTCCGACGTGGCCAAGGCATCGACCCTGGGGGCGATCATTGTCTCGCTGCTGCTGGTGGGCACCTCGGTGCTGGCGCTGGGCATCCTGCCAGCCGCGCAGATCACGCAACTGCACCAGCCGTCGATGGCCGGGCTGATGGCTGCGATGGTCGGGCCGTGGGGTGGCACGCTGATCAATATCTGCCTGATCGTCTCGGTAGTCGGCGCGCTGATCGCCTGGGTCGCCCTGAGCGCCGAGGAAGTGATGCTGTCCGGCCGTGGCAAGAGCGCTACCCAGTGGCTTGGCCGGCTCAACGCCAACGGCGCGCCGCGTAATGCCATGTGGCTCACCACCGGTATCGCCCAGGCCATGATGCTGGTCGCAGGCTTCAGCCATGCCGGCTATCTCGCGCTGCTGTCGTTCTCCACGTCGCTGGCGCTGATTCCGTACCTGCTGTCGTCCATGTACTCGTTCAAATGCGCCTGCACCGGTCGCGGCTACGAGGCCGGCAAGGCCCACGGCCGCTACTGGGAAATGGCGTTGTCGGCGTTCGCCGTGTGCTTCGTGCTGTTCATGCTCTACGGCGCCGGCCTGAAGTATGTGCTGCTGGCCGCTGTGGTCTGGGCCGTCGGCCTGCCGCTGTTCATTCTCGGCAAACGCGAACAACGGGCCAGACTCAGCATGGTGGAATGGATCGTCTGCCTGGCCGTGATCCTCATGGCGCTTGCCGGGCTGCTCGGTCTCTGGAGCGGCCACCTGGTGCTCTGA
- a CDS encoding fatty acid desaturase, with the protein MPLPSRTDAHPPGAAHSWQALRDALEHDRLGRGEWPTWLLLAGVQLAWFALLLSSPWLGLWPTTVLLVPLVTLWMSVQHEIMHGHPTRLPWLNKLLGYAPYALWYPYTLYRDSHLAHHRDEELTLPGIDPESRYIGDRRWHGLALPAKALRWADKTLLGRLLIGAPLALAGLAAEEGQRLRQGDRQAWLMWITHGALSIALLAFVQRFSVLTALHYVIWVSVPALALGMLRSFYEHRPAAAPEQRSVLNEAGWPWRWLFLNLNLHLVHHDLPWLPWYRLPEVYRQRREHWLARSGGFLVHGYGELLRRHAMSPVDSPRHPFAGQEPAA; encoded by the coding sequence ATGCCCCTGCCTTCGCGCACCGATGCGCATCCCCCTGGCGCCGCACACAGTTGGCAGGCGCTGCGCGACGCCCTGGAACACGACCGCCTGGGCCGTGGCGAATGGCCGACCTGGCTGCTGCTGGCTGGCGTGCAGCTCGCCTGGTTCGCCCTGCTGCTGTCCAGTCCCTGGCTGGGGCTGTGGCCGACCACCGTGCTGCTGGTGCCGCTGGTGACGCTGTGGATGTCCGTGCAGCACGAAATCATGCACGGCCACCCCACCCGCCTGCCGTGGCTGAACAAGCTGCTCGGCTACGCACCCTACGCCCTGTGGTATCCCTACACCCTGTACCGCGACAGTCACCTGGCCCACCACCGCGACGAAGAACTGACCCTGCCCGGCATCGACCCGGAGAGCCGCTACATCGGCGACCGCCGCTGGCACGGCCTTGCGCTGCCGGCAAAGGCCCTGCGCTGGGCGGACAAGACCCTGCTCGGCCGCCTGCTGATCGGCGCGCCGCTGGCACTGGCGGGGCTGGCCGCCGAGGAAGGCCAGCGGCTGCGCCAGGGAGACCGCCAGGCGTGGCTGATGTGGATCACCCACGGCGCGCTGAGCATCGCGCTGCTGGCGTTCGTGCAGCGCTTCAGCGTGCTCACTGCGCTGCACTACGTGATCTGGGTCAGCGTGCCGGCACTGGCGCTGGGCATGCTGCGCTCCTTCTACGAACACCGCCCCGCCGCCGCGCCGGAACAGCGCAGCGTGCTCAACGAAGCGGGCTGGCCGTGGCGCTGGCTGTTCCTCAACCTCAACCTGCACCTGGTACACCACGACCTGCCGTGGCTGCCGTGGTACCGCCTGCCCGAGGTCTACCGGCAACGCCGCGAACACTGGCTGGCGCGCAGCGGTGGCTTCCTCGTGCATGGCTATGGCGAACTGCTGCGCCGCCACGCCATGTCGCCCGTGGACAGCCCTCGCCATCCCTTCGCCGGACAGGAACCCGCAGCATGA
- a CDS encoding phosphate/phosphite/phosphonate ABC transporter substrate-binding protein — MSEHLAELPMYTAPDSLRAAGEQWLAHTLSALGVQRRPWRGDDLQALFLDPRLLLTQTCGYPLMTALRGRVRLIGRPDYDLPYSGAGEHCSLLLVREDEPRASLADLRGCRGAANNPDSNTGMNLLRHALAPWQRDGRFFGELHWSGSHRRSLAWLRAGKVDLVAVDSVTFAYLALYAPEETCGVRILQRSARSPALPYITAADETQAERIRAALNLALAAAPDAARVLRIRQVLPAARSDYQVLLDYERHAAAQGLPLLHPAQRPARALR; from the coding sequence ATGAGCGAACATCTGGCCGAACTGCCGATGTACACCGCGCCGGACAGCCTGCGTGCAGCCGGCGAACAATGGCTCGCCCATACCCTGTCCGCGCTCGGCGTACAGCGCCGCCCCTGGCGCGGCGATGACCTCCAGGCGCTGTTCCTCGACCCTCGCCTGCTGCTCACCCAGACCTGCGGTTACCCACTGATGACCGCCCTGCGCGGCCGGGTCCGGCTGATTGGCCGGCCCGACTACGACCTGCCGTACAGCGGCGCAGGCGAACACTGCAGCCTTCTGCTGGTGCGCGAGGACGAACCGCGCGCCAGCCTGGCTGACCTGCGCGGCTGCCGGGGCGCGGCCAACAACCCGGACTCCAACACCGGCATGAACCTGCTGCGTCACGCCCTGGCCCCCTGGCAACGCGACGGGCGCTTCTTCGGCGAACTCCACTGGAGCGGCAGCCACCGCCGGAGCCTGGCCTGGCTGCGCGCCGGCAAGGTCGACCTGGTGGCGGTCGACAGCGTCACCTTCGCCTACCTGGCGCTCTACGCGCCGGAGGAAACCTGCGGCGTGCGCATCCTCCAGCGCAGCGCTCGCAGCCCCGCCCTGCCCTACATCACCGCCGCTGACGAAACGCAGGCCGAACGAATCCGTGCGGCCTTGAACCTGGCGCTGGCCGCGGCCCCGGACGCCGCCCGGGTGCTGCGCATCCGCCAGGTGCTGCCGGCGGCCCGGAGCGACTATCAGGTGCTGCTCGACTACGAGCGGCATGCGGCGGCGCAGGGGTTGCCGCTGCTGCACCCGGCGCAGCGACCGGCGCGAGCGCTGAGGTGA